One stretch of Paenibacillus sp. AN1007 DNA includes these proteins:
- a CDS encoding amidohydrolase family protein: MSKKGQYEDLFIVDADVHINETPEDLIPYCDLPWRKALESIVDVPRRYLNIPGFAPQFSGNRPFWPGGFDKKTVNTPDQLRQELTELGIDIAIIFPDNLLLIATFPQREYAAALARAYNAYLVDQWADRREGLKGLILAVPQDPHDAAREIHKYKDEEGIVGVYLPCGGLHTLWGHEMYNPIFQAAEEAGLPVIFHSVLTLNTAFPFNGLEQFETEFARHALAHSMSLMFNMLRLIETGVPVRYPDLNMCFIEGGVSWVPYMSMRLDKEYMERRRYVQHLEKPPSHYIKNFYYGTQPIEEPENPSDLAKIIELYEGENTTMFASDWPHHDFDHPRAILNSGLSKEVKRKILGENALAFFDIDRQGKRLRSKAQKGILR; encoded by the coding sequence ATGAGTAAGAAGGGGCAGTACGAGGATTTATTCATTGTGGATGCTGATGTGCATATCAATGAAACGCCTGAGGACCTGATTCCCTACTGTGATTTGCCTTGGAGAAAAGCGCTTGAATCCATTGTCGATGTTCCTCGCCGTTATTTAAACATTCCGGGCTTTGCACCTCAATTTTCAGGTAATCGTCCTTTTTGGCCGGGTGGATTTGACAAAAAAACGGTGAATACGCCGGATCAGCTTCGTCAAGAGCTTACGGAACTTGGCATCGATATCGCTATCATTTTCCCGGACAATCTGTTATTAATAGCCACATTTCCTCAACGGGAGTATGCCGCGGCATTAGCGAGGGCTTACAACGCTTACCTTGTGGACCAATGGGCTGATCGGCGTGAAGGGCTGAAAGGCTTGATTTTGGCGGTACCACAAGATCCTCATGACGCTGCCAGAGAAATTCACAAGTATAAAGATGAAGAGGGGATTGTTGGTGTATATCTGCCTTGTGGCGGACTGCATACCTTGTGGGGACACGAGATGTACAATCCTATATTTCAAGCGGCGGAGGAAGCGGGCTTGCCGGTTATCTTCCATTCTGTCCTCACATTAAATACGGCATTTCCATTCAACGGGCTCGAGCAGTTCGAGACAGAGTTTGCACGGCATGCACTGGCACACTCGATGTCATTGATGTTTAACATGCTGCGTCTGATTGAAACAGGAGTTCCAGTTCGATACCCGGACTTAAACATGTGTTTTATTGAGGGTGGGGTCTCATGGGTTCCGTACATGTCCATGAGACTGGATAAAGAATATATGGAACGGCGCCGGTATGTTCAGCATCTTGAGAAACCGCCCAGTCATTACATTAAAAACTTTTATTATGGAACTCAGCCCATTGAGGAGCCGGAGAACCCAAGTGATCTCGCTAAAATTATCGAGCTGTATGAAGGCGAAAATACAACGATGTTTGCATCAGATTGGCCTCATCATGATTTCGACCATCCTCGGGCGATCTTAAATTCTGGATTATCCAAAGAGGTCAAACGAAAAATCTTGGGTGAAAATGCGCTTGCATTCTTTGATATAGACAGGCAGGGAAAGCGTCTGCGTTCAAAAGCACAAAAGGGGATACTGCGCTGA
- a CDS encoding Rieske 2Fe-2S domain-containing protein, giving the protein MGRIFDAAAVDEIPVGSHKVVTVKGRTIGIFNIDGTFHALPNICPHQIGPLCEGKVSGTLYRDKKTWELHWTEEGQIVTCPWHGMEFRVQTGECLAYKQVKLRTYKVTPVDGRLLVEL; this is encoded by the coding sequence ATGGGACGAATTTTTGACGCTGCTGCTGTGGACGAAATTCCTGTGGGAAGCCATAAAGTGGTGACCGTTAAAGGGCGCACGATCGGCATTTTTAATATTGATGGTACGTTTCACGCCCTGCCCAATATCTGTCCTCATCAGATCGGGCCGCTGTGCGAAGGCAAAGTATCAGGGACGCTGTACAGGGATAAAAAAACATGGGAACTGCACTGGACAGAAGAGGGGCAAATTGTAACCTGTCCTTGGCACGGTATGGAATTCCGGGTACAGACAGGCGAATGTTTGGCTTATAAGCAGGTGAAGCTGCGAACCTATAAGGTTACCCCAGTGGATGGCAGGCTCCTGGTGGAGCTGTAA
- a CDS encoding nucleotidyltransferase family protein has protein sequence MYRSESEAWSTLSNEQQLMILCSRIHLDEEQERNIHSILQRGIAIDYFMALCIKHKVLPLVTPHLIRLDHFKAIKLEYKKIMNHAYQGNRMKNELMAEELKLILKQAQKKDLELIPLKGAWLIPHVYKDPGLRISNDLDFLVSLEQGQAISEMLQHMGYKPGHYDWASDRVSEVSEEEVIQWSTRSGNLHPHMKRVDNGFAKYVGVDFSYDVDLTRTFIASGGLERGACIKELYGIPARCLETVDFLIHLTIHLYKEASHEKWVRIDQDINLIKFCDVREYILAHLRELEWHIVAARAKELASEEAMYYALYYLKIIFNDPFIDMVQGYLSIQGEDILKRYVALEGGQTSTWQKSFFDRFFSLSHSADQDSSELTPAEQGGRSR, from the coding sequence ATGTATCGTTCGGAGAGTGAGGCATGGTCGACATTGTCTAACGAACAGCAGTTGATGATTTTATGTTCCCGCATTCATCTGGACGAGGAGCAAGAGCGGAACATTCATTCCATTTTACAGCGCGGCATTGCCATCGATTATTTTATGGCACTTTGTATCAAACACAAAGTACTGCCTCTCGTAACTCCTCACCTGATCAGGCTTGACCATTTCAAAGCCATCAAGCTGGAATATAAAAAGATCATGAATCATGCATACCAGGGCAATCGGATGAAAAACGAGCTTATGGCAGAGGAATTAAAGCTGATTTTAAAACAAGCTCAAAAGAAGGATTTGGAGCTGATTCCGTTAAAAGGAGCATGGCTTATTCCTCATGTGTACAAGGACCCCGGGCTGCGCATATCGAATGACTTGGATTTCTTGGTGTCATTAGAGCAGGGACAGGCTATTTCGGAAATGCTGCAGCATATGGGGTATAAACCAGGTCATTATGATTGGGCTTCAGATCGTGTGTCTGAAGTGAGCGAGGAAGAGGTGATCCAGTGGAGCACTCGTTCAGGGAATTTACACCCTCATATGAAACGAGTGGATAACGGTTTTGCCAAATATGTTGGCGTTGACTTCTCTTACGATGTGGATCTGACCCGGACATTTATCGCATCGGGAGGGCTCGAGCGAGGGGCGTGTATCAAAGAATTATATGGTATCCCTGCAAGGTGTCTGGAAACCGTTGATTTTCTCATCCATCTGACCATCCATCTCTATAAGGAAGCCAGCCATGAAAAATGGGTTCGAATTGATCAGGATATCAATCTAATTAAATTTTGTGATGTTCGCGAATATATATTAGCACACCTGCGGGAGCTGGAATGGCATATAGTCGCTGCCCGGGCTAAGGAGCTGGCTTCCGAAGAAGCGATGTACTACGCTCTATATTATTTAAAAATAATATTTAATGATCCTTTTATAGATATGGTGCAGGGCTATTTATCCATCCAGGGAGAGGATATATTGAAGCGTTATGTTGCTTTGGAAGGTGGACAAACATCGACATGGCAGAAATCATTCTTTGATCGCTTCTTTAGTTTAAGCCATTCAGCCGATCAGGACAGCAGCGAATTGACACCAGCAGAACAAGGCGGAAGATCGCGATGA
- a CDS encoding metallophosphoesterase family protein produces MKLAIISDIHGNAAALEQVLEDIFNKNISEVIVLGDLVFRGPEPQKVLNMLRGTSALVLKGNTDEWIIRGIKKDEVPETDYEIMNLERLWTLDQITEEDIEYLDSLPTELSLNISETLSLHGFHATPKDLFEVVLPSESTDVFRAKIMTNPQASIYAYAHTHHPLLRYIDGKCIINPGGVGYTFDGFTQSSYAIAEEENGQLRVSIERVKYDVDRVVNMYEELGYPNAALMKHVLLHGIHPYEVKLKYKGTISHVV; encoded by the coding sequence ATGAAACTGGCGATTATCTCGGATATTCACGGCAATGCCGCAGCGCTGGAGCAGGTTTTGGAGGATATTTTCAATAAAAATATTAGTGAGGTTATTGTATTAGGGGATTTGGTTTTTCGTGGTCCTGAGCCGCAAAAAGTGCTAAACATGCTCCGGGGTACATCGGCCCTCGTCCTGAAAGGCAATACGGATGAATGGATTATACGAGGTATTAAGAAAGACGAGGTTCCGGAAACGGATTACGAGATCATGAACCTCGAAAGGTTGTGGACATTGGATCAGATCACAGAGGAGGATATCGAATATCTGGATTCTCTGCCAACTGAACTGTCCCTAAATATATCTGAAACGCTGTCGCTGCATGGTTTCCATGCAACACCGAAAGACCTGTTCGAAGTTGTTTTGCCTTCCGAGTCAACCGATGTATTTCGAGCGAAAATTATGACGAATCCGCAGGCATCCATCTATGCTTACGCGCATACGCATCATCCCCTGCTGCGGTATATTGATGGTAAATGTATCATTAATCCAGGTGGAGTCGGATACACATTCGACGGGTTTACTCAGTCCTCCTATGCCATTGCTGAAGAAGAGAATGGACAGCTGCGAGTTAGCATAGAGCGAGTCAAATATGATGTAGACCGAGTCGTCAATATGTATGAGGAATTAGGTTATCCGAACGCTGCGCTTATGAAACATGTGCTGCTTCATGGAATTCATCCATATGAAGTTAAACTGAAATATAAAGGAACGATAAGCCATGTTGTATGA
- a CDS encoding YjbQ family protein, whose protein sequence is MLYEIKVSSAGYNAHYDITDQAAALLPRLGTAEGMAKIFAAGSTIGLVSMRYEPGAVEDLLDALESISPKGRSYAHFRTTQDSNGFAHIWSSIIGSSLLVPYRDNRLAVSDTHRIVLFDFDLQPSTRTIFVSN, encoded by the coding sequence ATGTTGTATGAAATTAAAGTATCATCCGCCGGATACAACGCTCACTATGACATCACGGATCAAGCAGCAGCGCTGCTTCCCAGGCTGGGCACTGCCGAGGGGATGGCCAAAATATTTGCTGCTGGAAGTACAATTGGTCTGGTCAGCATGCGTTATGAGCCTGGAGCGGTAGAAGATCTGTTAGATGCTTTGGAGAGCATATCACCCAAAGGACGCTCGTATGCTCACTTTCGGACAACCCAGGACAGCAATGGCTTTGCACATATCTGGTCATCCATCATCGGCAGCAGTCTGCTGGTTCCATACCGAGATAACAGGCTCGCTGTTTCAGATACGCATCGAATTGTATTGTTTGATTTTGATTTACAACCTTCTACCCGGACCATTTTTGTCAGTAACTAA
- a CDS encoding alanine--glyoxylate aminotransferase family protein: MKKLRMATPGPTYVPQDILLAGAQELVHHRSSHMEEVMSQINGSLPLLFGTEQKVFTLLSSGTGAMEAAVANCFQEQDKVLVVSNGYFGERFADISRVYGVTPIEIASPWGTSVDMEQVEKAYHEHPDVRGILVVYSETSTGVTNDIQRIAAFFRDKNVLVIVDAISGLLSHELHMDEWGLDVVLAASHKGFMMPPGLAFVSISEKAWQRLEQIEPKTYYFSFKRFKKFYPMSPSSPGVSLIFALQASIEMLMKEGLQECCQRHHWNAQAAQAGLAALGFELFVADPQRRSHTVTTAIAPQGLDTSKLLQILSSKYGMTITGGQGEFKGKMIRVGHIGSVDILDLFTVFGAIELALTEMGASFTKGASIAAIQEIQERSVYHADFVST, from the coding sequence ATGAAAAAATTGCGAATGGCGACTCCGGGACCAACGTATGTTCCGCAGGACATTCTGCTTGCCGGCGCTCAGGAATTGGTTCACCATCGCTCCTCTCACATGGAAGAGGTTATGAGTCAAATCAACGGTTCTCTTCCGCTTCTTTTTGGGACAGAACAGAAGGTGTTCACCCTGCTATCTTCCGGAACGGGAGCGATGGAAGCAGCAGTGGCCAATTGCTTTCAAGAGCAGGACAAAGTGCTGGTCGTGTCAAACGGTTATTTTGGCGAGCGGTTTGCAGACATATCCAGGGTTTACGGAGTGACGCCAATCGAAATTGCTTCTCCTTGGGGAACCTCTGTAGATATGGAGCAGGTGGAAAAAGCTTATCATGAACATCCTGACGTGCGGGGCATTCTTGTGGTGTACAGCGAGACTTCCACCGGAGTTACTAATGATATTCAACGCATCGCCGCATTTTTTCGAGACAAGAATGTCCTTGTCATCGTAGACGCCATCAGCGGATTGCTTTCACATGAACTGCACATGGATGAGTGGGGGCTGGATGTGGTTTTGGCTGCGTCTCACAAAGGATTTATGATGCCGCCAGGTCTTGCTTTTGTATCCATTTCGGAGAAAGCATGGCAGCGGTTGGAGCAGATCGAGCCCAAAACGTATTATTTCTCATTCAAGAGATTTAAGAAATTTTATCCGATGTCTCCATCGAGTCCAGGTGTATCACTTATTTTTGCTTTGCAGGCGTCTATTGAGATGTTAATGAAAGAGGGGCTGCAGGAATGCTGCCAGCGCCATCATTGGAATGCTCAGGCTGCTCAGGCAGGGCTTGCCGCCTTGGGTTTTGAACTATTTGTTGCTGATCCCCAGCGACGAAGTCACACCGTTACCACTGCGATTGCACCGCAGGGGCTGGATACTTCGAAATTACTGCAGATTCTAAGTTCCAAATACGGGATGACTATTACGGGAGGACAGGGAGAATTTAAGGGGAAAATGATTCGTGTTGGTCATATTGGTTCCGTTGATATATTGGATCTGTTTACTGTATTCGGAGCTATTGAGCTGGCTCTTACCGAAATGGGAGCATCCTTTACCAAAGGAGCAAGCATCGCAGCGATCCAAGAGATTCAGGAAAGGAGTGTATACCATGCTGATTTTGTATCAACGTGA
- a CDS encoding glutaredoxin domain-containing protein, whose translation MLILYQRETCPYCKPVRERLTELQVTYINVNLPKERAERKALIEKMGGPFIPAIEDDGVLIPGKLEDNAHILSYINEHYAKREEVKKV comes from the coding sequence ATGCTGATTTTGTATCAACGTGAAACCTGCCCTTACTGTAAGCCTGTTCGCGAACGTCTAACCGAGCTTCAGGTCACTTATATCAATGTAAACCTTCCCAAAGAACGTGCTGAGCGTAAAGCCTTGATTGAAAAAATGGGGGGACCCTTCATACCGGCCATTGAAGATGATGGAGTGCTGATTCCGGGGAAACTCGAAGACAATGCTCATATTCTTTCTTACATTAATGAACATTATGCCAAGCGGGAGGAGGTAAAGAAAGTATAG
- a CDS encoding CPBP family intramembrane glutamic endopeptidase: MRKSSNKLMFQYIIWTFLITYCSWGILWLASQMGLLELRTPLGMLLLTIGGSGPPIAAYFMLRHHGKITGFKPFIKEAFAVKQPPIAYIIVFIFTAAYFGIPALLGGITPNLPVYTAVLFIPIMIIGGGLEELGWRYILQPMLEKKIGFVKAVLVTALIWAVWHLPLFFIQGTSQYNWNFGLFTLLVIGMSFALAVIYRLSKSIWLCILFHSMINAFSASWVMDERFFIKLTAAIGIITIALVLLFIKRGKASMKPA, translated from the coding sequence TTGAGAAAAAGCAGCAACAAATTAATGTTTCAGTATATCATCTGGACTTTCCTCATCACGTATTGTTCGTGGGGAATTTTATGGTTAGCCAGCCAGATGGGACTGTTAGAACTAAGAACGCCCTTGGGTATGCTGCTGCTGACCATCGGCGGGAGCGGGCCGCCCATTGCCGCGTATTTTATGTTGAGACATCACGGCAAAATAACAGGATTCAAACCTTTCATCAAAGAAGCTTTTGCAGTGAAACAGCCGCCTATTGCTTATATCATTGTGTTTATATTCACCGCTGCGTATTTTGGTATTCCCGCACTTCTAGGGGGGATCACTCCCAATCTCCCTGTATATACGGCCGTATTGTTCATTCCGATTATGATCATCGGAGGTGGGCTGGAAGAATTGGGATGGCGTTATATTCTGCAACCGATGCTTGAGAAGAAAATTGGATTTGTTAAGGCAGTCCTTGTTACGGCTTTGATCTGGGCTGTGTGGCATCTCCCGCTATTTTTTATTCAAGGAACCAGCCAATATAACTGGAATTTCGGACTGTTCACCCTTCTTGTTATTGGAATGTCGTTTGCCCTGGCAGTCATCTATCGATTGAGCAAAAGTATTTGGTTATGTATTTTGTTTCACAGCATGATCAATGCTTTTTCAGCCTCATGGGTTATGGACGAACGCTTCTTTATTAAACTCACAGCTGCCATTGGAATAATAACGATCGCTCTTGTTTTGTTATTTATAAAACGCGGCAAAGCAAGCATGAAGCCTGCATAA
- a CDS encoding ABC transporter ATP-binding protein: MNSTAIRTTNLTKQYDNQTAVNQVNLEVKQGCIYGLLGRNGAGKTTIMKMMMGLVKPSSGEIEILGERIGASTKERKRLYSRIGAIIETPGFYPNLTGTENMDIFAKLRGTVSRNAVKEALDIVGLPYKDKKLFANYSLGMKQRLGIANAIMHDPELLILDEPTNGLDPIGIAEMRDLIKNMSTLTGKTIFISSHILSEIALLADDIGIIHNGILLTESSYAELEKNNSRYFLLKVSSSAQAARILEQQLGLFHYSVDDDFTIRLFDTKADIAQVNKALMLSNIDVNTSQLCNDTLEDYFRKITGGEGIA; the protein is encoded by the coding sequence ATGAATAGTACAGCAATTAGAACTACAAATTTAACAAAACAATATGATAACCAGACTGCAGTAAATCAGGTCAATCTTGAAGTGAAACAAGGATGTATCTATGGTCTGCTTGGCAGAAATGGTGCTGGTAAGACGACGATAATGAAAATGATGATGGGTTTAGTAAAGCCGAGCTCAGGGGAAATTGAGATTTTGGGAGAAAGAATAGGGGCCTCCACCAAAGAGCGTAAGCGTTTATATTCACGAATCGGAGCAATTATTGAAACCCCCGGTTTTTATCCGAATTTAACAGGAACAGAAAATATGGATATTTTCGCTAAGCTGCGTGGTACAGTGAGCAGAAATGCTGTCAAAGAAGCACTTGATATTGTAGGACTTCCTTATAAGGATAAAAAATTGTTTGCAAATTACTCTCTGGGAATGAAGCAAAGATTGGGGATAGCTAATGCAATAATGCATGATCCCGAATTACTCATTTTAGATGAGCCTACTAATGGTCTTGATCCCATTGGAATTGCCGAAATGCGGGATTTAATAAAAAATATGAGTACATTAACAGGAAAAACTATATTTATATCAAGTCATATTTTATCCGAGATAGCGTTACTAGCAGATGATATTGGAATTATTCATAATGGCATTCTTCTAACAGAAAGCAGTTATGCAGAGTTAGAGAAGAACAACAGTAGGTATTTTTTGCTTAAGGTATCTTCTTCCGCACAAGCAGCTAGAATATTAGAGCAACAACTCGGCTTGTTTCATTATAGTGTGGATGATGACTTTACGATTCGGTTATTTGATACAAAAGCTGATATTGCTCAGGTTAATAAAGCTTTAATGCTCAGTAATATAGATGTTAATACCTCACAGCTGTGCAATGATACGCTGGAGGATTATTTTAGAAAGATCACCGGAGGTGAGGGGATTGCATAA
- a CDS encoding ABC transporter permease gives MHNIVLAEFMKLKRKKLLLTEFLIAFVMPAIVTYYAANISRNASFMNSFSDFYKLSLGYMSILILPIMLGILATSIFSDEYKYNTMKELSSVPVSKNEILISKIITLFGISLSIMMLTGLLISIGAVVAGGFPDINFTLLIRLFTLCLYSGLLTPLAMLPIVFIITISKKGYVLPISICVAYVFFGYIAASSLVGIHPVSSAMNVIWYNNFEGITVEGNILISLLNILFVSLFSLMGSSIVLNKQEG, from the coding sequence TTGCATAATATCGTTCTAGCTGAATTCATGAAGCTAAAGCGTAAAAAGCTGTTATTAACGGAATTTTTAATTGCATTTGTGATGCCCGCAATCGTAACTTATTATGCTGCGAATATTTCCAGAAATGCTTCATTTATGAATAGCTTTTCTGATTTTTATAAACTGAGTCTAGGTTATATGAGCATATTAATTTTACCAATTATGCTGGGTATTTTAGCCACATCGATTTTCTCGGATGAATATAAATATAACACGATGAAGGAACTGTCCAGTGTACCAGTGAGTAAAAATGAAATATTAATTTCAAAAATAATTACCTTATTTGGTATTTCTCTTAGCATTATGATGCTAACAGGCTTATTAATCTCTATAGGTGCTGTAGTTGCCGGAGGCTTTCCAGATATTAATTTCACACTTCTTATCAGATTGTTTACTTTATGTCTGTATAGTGGACTGCTTACACCACTCGCAATGCTGCCCATTGTTTTCATTATTACAATTTCTAAAAAGGGGTACGTACTCCCTATTTCGATCTGTGTTGCCTATGTATTTTTTGGTTACATTGCAGCTTCATCCTTGGTTGGAATTCATCCCGTTTCTAGCGCCATGAATGTGATTTGGTATAACAACTTTGAAGGAATAACAGTTGAGGGAAACATCCTAATATCACTCCTTAATATTTTATTCGTATCTTTGTTTTCTCTGATGGGCTCCTCAATTGTATTAAACAAACAGGAAGGGTAG
- a CDS encoding ABC transporter permease, producing MLVSIEFNKLKRTRLLLISVITIVLVAFIIVLQGLRYFQGERYINTLGWLSEGTLSLFTYYIFPPLFALIGSFIICRELQYDTLKNLQMIPISKTKLMLVKLCTACLISLLMSVVLFMVVICTEYIFNGRMMTINFVITNFKQYLLQGIGCFVAVTPIITIATVLSRGYWISAAIAIVYSFIGVFTTNSPIHSLYPISAIFEVSGARTVAAGEYVIAVGSLSGALLLSLIFIGLPFKREGE from the coding sequence ATGCTCGTTAGTATTGAATTTAACAAGTTAAAAAGAACCCGATTACTTCTTATATCTGTCATTACTATTGTATTGGTAGCATTCATTATTGTTCTGCAAGGGCTGAGATATTTCCAAGGTGAGAGGTATATTAATACGTTGGGATGGCTATCTGAAGGCACATTATCCTTATTTACTTATTACATTTTTCCGCCTCTATTTGCATTAATAGGCAGCTTCATTATATGTAGAGAACTCCAGTATGATACATTGAAAAATCTTCAAATGATCCCCATTTCAAAAACAAAGCTTATGCTGGTAAAACTATGTACTGCCTGTTTAATTAGTCTCTTGATGTCTGTTGTGCTTTTCATGGTTGTAATATGCACAGAGTATATTTTTAACGGCAGAATGATGACAATCAATTTTGTGATTACTAATTTTAAGCAATATTTACTGCAAGGAATCGGCTGTTTTGTTGCCGTTACCCCAATTATAACCATTGCAACTGTGTTAAGCAGGGGATATTGGATTTCAGCAGCTATCGCAATTGTGTATTCATTTATTGGTGTATTTACTACAAATTCACCTATTCATAGTTTATATCCAATATCAGCAATCTTTGAGGTATCAGGGGCTCGTACGGTTGCAGCTGGCGAGTATGTTATCGCAGTAGGCAGTCTTTCTGGCGCATTGTTACTTAGTCTCATCTTTATAGGGTTACCATTTAAAAGAGAGGGTGAATAA
- a CDS encoding LytTR family DNA-binding domain-containing protein, which translates to MLYIAVCDDDRLMSAQLERIFDQASYNLLIDIKVEVFLSGMDLCKYLSSGEEIDLIFLDIEMKSMNGIETAKIIREQMNNNTTQIVYMSEKASYAMQLFDTRPLNFLIKPLQYKCILDVLKTSISLLNLDKEHFEYKIASHKYKVCSEQIMYFESRGKKINIVLVNGVRSFYGKLSTIEEKLNNRQFISIHKSYFVNLKYIIETQYDHLIMENDVVLPVSRKNRKTTRETLNKMSCINEM; encoded by the coding sequence GTGTTATATATAGCAGTTTGTGATGATGATCGGTTAATGAGTGCACAGTTAGAACGTATTTTTGACCAAGCTAGTTACAATTTGCTTATAGATATCAAAGTAGAAGTGTTTCTCTCAGGAATGGATCTTTGTAAATATTTAAGTAGTGGAGAAGAAATAGATTTGATTTTCTTAGATATTGAAATGAAATCAATGAATGGAATAGAGACTGCTAAGATAATTCGGGAGCAAATGAATAATAATACCACTCAAATTGTTTATATGTCTGAAAAGGCAAGCTATGCTATGCAGTTATTTGATACGAGACCACTAAATTTCTTAATCAAACCACTTCAATATAAATGTATTTTAGACGTTCTAAAAACATCTATTTCTCTGTTGAATTTAGATAAAGAGCATTTTGAATATAAGATAGCAAGCCATAAGTACAAAGTTTGCTCAGAGCAGATTATGTATTTTGAAAGTAGAGGAAAGAAAATTAATATAGTTCTTGTTAATGGCGTTCGCAGTTTTTATGGGAAGCTGTCGACAATCGAAGAAAAGTTAAATAATCGACAATTTATTTCCATTCACAAATCATACTTTGTCAATCTTAAGTATATTATAGAAACTCAGTATGATCATTTAATTATGGAAAATGATGTGGTCCTGCCAGTTAGTCGAAAAAATAGAAAAACAACTCGTGAAACATTAAATAAAATGAGCTGCATCAACGAAATGTAA
- a CDS encoding plantaricin C family lantibiotic — protein MSNSTLRNPLKRNAQFENPAGNIMIELSEAELNKVHGAADSPNTYNSCYSKQKSCGNFCTFTTECPFLSFCC, from the coding sequence ATGAGTAACAGTACTCTTAGAAACCCATTGAAAAGAAATGCGCAATTTGAAAACCCAGCCGGAAATATCATGATCGAACTAAGTGAAGCCGAGTTAAATAAAGTACATGGTGCAGCAGATAGCCCAAACACGTATAACAGCTGTTATTCTAAACAGAAATCATGTGGTAATTTCTGTACGTTTACTACAGAGTGCCCTTTCTTAAGCTTCTGCTGCTAA